The following are from one region of the Sandaracinus amylolyticus genome:
- a CDS encoding 4Fe-4S dicluster domain-containing protein — MSKRPAITHSNALPKGAPLAWRSIEERLDPKRFEELAASEPGVQVDKSDLITIGKKSADSSESKDGVNRRQFLTLSGAAAAAAAMSGCARRPVEHILPYTRQPEYVSPGVPLHYATVLPRRSDVIGVIVESHEGRPTKIEGNALHSGSHPGADDAGGPQHGGTDLQTQAQILNLYDMDRGAHVMRGAGDERAVSSWGDFDEFFGEHLRGLEASAGEGLRFLMEPTTSPTLVAAKQALARRFPQARFHSYSPVSDWNALEGARIAYGRPLHTVPDYSRARVIVSLDSDFLLTESGNPRFQHLFADGRRFMNAEGAREMNRLYVVESGVSVTGANADHRIRMPSQDVGVFARALARALGAAGVDVSTVQGGLGEPAALEGVNVEAIARDLARNRGRSAIVVGARQPAWVHALAHALNAALDNLGQTIALHEVLDAEQQDPIADLRALVADMGANRVSTLVMLGGNPVYDAPHDVAFGDALAGVANKIHLSSHDNETSILCDWYLPQTHELESWGDHRALDGAYAIQQPLIAPLRGGRNAIEVVGFASGERSWRAYHAVRRTFAQVAPGDAFDRAWRAALQRGVVAGSPTTLARDAAPNGATVSQAVQQGAGQRAELGESSWEVSFVPDNKLLDGRWANNAWLLELPDPISKVSWDNAALVSWGSARQLGVRNGDVVRIERDGVEAIEIPVVIVPGTADRAVVLSLGWGRTRGGTFANDHGVDVTPARHTETFWFGAGYRVSRAGRRAPLSLQQEHHSMEGRPLAIDATVEEYIAQPDFGQWGIPTPTTPPLWDEVDYTQPQPPAQGGTSWSLLPEGRQAAEDAPPRHAWGMTIDLTTCTGCNACVIACIAENNIPMVGKEQVARGREMHWLRIDRYFTEREIPTWAGRDTVYDVVDEDHLEVAFQPMACQHCEEAPCENVCPVNATVHSPEGINEMAYNRCIGTRYCANNCPYKVRRFNYLAYAGDVPELQRMQFNPNVSVRMRGVMEKCTYCIQRIESVRIHAHNEGRRIRRGELITACAQACPSNAIFFGDLNDSDAEVTRWAHVDRQYKVLADVGTQPRTTYAGRIRNPNPEMV, encoded by the coding sequence ATGAGCAAGCGTCCTGCGATCACCCACTCCAACGCTCTCCCGAAGGGCGCGCCGCTCGCGTGGCGCAGCATCGAGGAGCGCCTGGACCCGAAGCGCTTCGAGGAGCTCGCGGCGAGCGAGCCCGGCGTGCAGGTCGACAAGAGCGACCTGATCACGATCGGGAAGAAGAGCGCCGACTCGAGCGAGAGCAAGGATGGCGTCAATCGACGCCAGTTCCTCACGCTCTCGGGCGCGGCCGCGGCTGCGGCTGCGATGAGCGGCTGTGCGCGCCGTCCCGTCGAGCACATCCTGCCGTACACGCGCCAGCCCGAGTACGTCTCGCCCGGCGTGCCGCTCCACTACGCGACGGTGCTGCCGCGCCGCAGCGACGTGATCGGCGTGATCGTCGAGTCGCACGAGGGGCGCCCGACGAAGATCGAGGGCAACGCGCTGCACTCGGGCAGCCACCCCGGCGCCGACGACGCGGGCGGCCCGCAGCACGGCGGCACCGACCTGCAGACGCAGGCGCAGATCCTCAACCTCTACGACATGGACCGCGGCGCCCACGTGATGCGTGGCGCGGGCGACGAGCGCGCGGTCTCGTCGTGGGGTGACTTCGACGAGTTCTTCGGGGAGCACCTCCGCGGGCTCGAGGCGAGCGCGGGCGAGGGCCTCCGCTTCCTGATGGAGCCGACGACGTCGCCGACGCTCGTCGCGGCGAAGCAGGCGCTCGCGCGTCGCTTCCCCCAGGCGCGCTTCCACTCGTACTCGCCGGTCTCCGACTGGAACGCGCTCGAGGGCGCGCGCATCGCGTACGGGCGTCCGCTCCACACGGTGCCGGACTACTCGCGCGCTCGCGTGATCGTCTCGCTCGACAGCGACTTCCTGCTGACCGAGAGCGGCAATCCGCGCTTCCAGCACCTCTTCGCCGACGGCCGCCGCTTCATGAACGCGGAAGGCGCGCGCGAGATGAACCGCCTCTACGTCGTGGAGTCGGGCGTCTCGGTGACCGGCGCGAACGCGGATCACCGCATCCGCATGCCGTCGCAGGACGTCGGCGTGTTCGCGCGCGCGCTCGCTCGTGCGCTGGGCGCGGCGGGCGTGGACGTCTCGACGGTGCAGGGCGGGCTCGGTGAGCCCGCGGCGCTCGAGGGCGTGAACGTCGAGGCCATCGCGCGCGACCTCGCGCGCAACCGTGGTCGCTCGGCGATCGTCGTCGGCGCGCGCCAGCCCGCGTGGGTGCACGCGCTCGCGCACGCGCTCAACGCGGCGCTCGACAACCTCGGGCAGACGATCGCGCTGCACGAGGTGCTCGATGCGGAGCAGCAGGATCCGATCGCGGATCTGCGCGCGCTCGTCGCCGACATGGGCGCGAACCGCGTGAGCACGCTCGTGATGCTCGGCGGCAATCCGGTCTACGACGCGCCGCACGACGTCGCGTTCGGCGACGCGCTCGCGGGTGTCGCGAACAAGATCCACCTCTCGTCGCACGACAACGAGACCTCGATCCTCTGCGACTGGTACCTGCCGCAGACGCACGAGCTCGAGAGCTGGGGCGACCACCGCGCGCTCGATGGCGCGTACGCGATCCAGCAGCCGCTGATCGCGCCGCTCCGCGGCGGACGCAACGCGATCGAGGTCGTCGGCTTCGCGTCGGGCGAGCGCAGCTGGCGCGCGTACCACGCGGTGCGCCGCACGTTCGCGCAGGTCGCGCCCGGTGACGCGTTCGATCGCGCGTGGCGCGCGGCGCTGCAGCGCGGTGTGGTCGCGGGCTCGCCCACGACGCTCGCGCGTGACGCGGCGCCGAACGGCGCGACCGTCTCGCAGGCCGTGCAGCAGGGCGCGGGTCAGCGCGCGGAGCTCGGCGAGTCGAGCTGGGAAGTCTCGTTCGTCCCGGACAACAAGCTCCTCGACGGCCGCTGGGCGAACAACGCCTGGCTCCTCGAGCTCCCGGATCCGATCTCGAAGGTCAGCTGGGACAACGCCGCGCTCGTCTCGTGGGGCTCGGCCCGCCAGCTCGGCGTGCGCAACGGCGATGTCGTGCGCATCGAGCGCGACGGCGTCGAGGCGATCGAGATCCCGGTCGTGATCGTGCCCGGCACCGCGGATCGCGCGGTCGTGCTCTCGCTCGGCTGGGGCCGTACGCGTGGCGGCACGTTCGCGAACGACCACGGCGTCGACGTCACGCCCGCGCGCCACACCGAGACCTTCTGGTTCGGCGCGGGCTACCGCGTGTCGCGCGCAGGCCGTCGCGCGCCGCTCTCGCTCCAGCAGGAGCACCACTCGATGGAAGGCCGCCCGCTCGCGATCGACGCGACGGTCGAGGAGTACATCGCGCAGCCCGACTTCGGTCAGTGGGGCATCCCGACGCCGACCACGCCGCCGCTGTGGGACGAGGTCGACTACACGCAGCCGCAGCCGCCCGCGCAGGGCGGCACGAGCTGGTCGCTGCTGCCCGAGGGTCGTCAGGCCGCCGAGGACGCCCCGCCGCGTCACGCGTGGGGCATGACGATCGACCTCACGACGTGCACCGGCTGCAACGCGTGCGTGATCGCGTGCATCGCCGAGAACAACATCCCGATGGTCGGCAAGGAGCAGGTCGCGCGCGGTCGCGAGATGCACTGGCTGCGCATCGATCGCTACTTCACGGAGCGCGAGATCCCGACGTGGGCGGGGCGCGACACCGTCTACGACGTGGTCGACGAGGACCACCTCGAGGTCGCGTTCCAGCCGATGGCCTGCCAGCACTGCGAAGAGGCCCCCTGCGAGAACGTCTGCCCCGTCAACGCGACGGTGCACTCGCCCGAGGGCATCAACGAGATGGCCTACAACCGGTGCATCGGAACGCGCTACTGCGCGAACAACTGCCCGTACAAGGTCCGTCGCTTCAACTACCTCGCGTACGCCGGTGACGTGCCGGAGCTGCAGCGCATGCAGTTCAATCCGAACGTCAGCGTCCGTATGCGCGGCGTGATGGAGAAGTGCACGTACTGCATCCAGCGCATCGAGTCGGTGCGCATCCACGCGCACAACGAGGGTCGCCGCATCCGTCGCGGCGAGCTGATCACCGCGTGCGCGCAGGCGTGCCCGAGCAACGCGATCTTCTTCGGTGACCTCAACGACTCCGACGCGGAAGTGACGCGTTGGGCGCACGTGGATCGCCAGTACAAGGTGCTGGCCGACGTCGGCACGCAGCCCCGGACGACCTATGCGGGTCGCATCCGGAACCCGAACCCGGAGATGGTCTGA
- the nrfD gene encoding NrfD/PsrC family molybdoenzyme membrane anchor subunit — protein MAGSKPIKELGEGYLATPGTSFHDVTEIVSRVTETKAPRGWWILFGIAVSITGVLGATLAYLLWTGIGVWGNNSPVAWAWDITNFVWWIGIGHAGTLISAVLFLFRQYWRTAINRFSEAMTIFAVICALMFPTIHTGRPWHIYYPLPIPNGMNVWPNFKSPLLWDVFAVSTYFTVSLLFWYVGLIPDFATLRDRTKNKVRQLAYGFLALGWRGSNRHWSNYERAYLILAAISTPLVLSVHSVVSFDFATSVEPGWHTTIFPPYFVAGAVFSGFAMVMTLLLIARTVFKLHDLVQMRHLEMMNKIILTTGSLVGYAYAMEFFIAWYSGNPYERYVFLNRAFGDYWWAYWSMITCNVLVPQTYWFRSLRTNLPWMFVASILVNIGMWFERFVIIVTTLHRDYLPSSWGNFSPTLVDWTTYLGSIGLFFTLFLLFIRWIPMIAIAEVKMVLPQADPHAEDHDHDEHEHAPAVRGPAVMKTGEA, from the coding sequence ATGGCTGGGAGCAAGCCCATCAAGGAGCTCGGCGAGGGCTACCTCGCGACTCCGGGCACGTCGTTCCACGACGTGACCGAGATCGTCAGTCGAGTGACCGAGACGAAGGCGCCGCGAGGATGGTGGATCCTCTTCGGCATCGCGGTCTCGATCACCGGCGTGCTCGGCGCGACGCTGGCGTACCTGCTGTGGACCGGCATCGGCGTGTGGGGCAACAACAGCCCCGTCGCGTGGGCCTGGGACATCACGAACTTCGTCTGGTGGATCGGTATCGGTCACGCCGGCACGCTGATCTCCGCCGTCCTCTTCCTGTTCCGGCAGTACTGGCGCACTGCGATCAACCGCTTCTCCGAAGCGATGACGATCTTCGCAGTCATCTGCGCCCTGATGTTCCCGACGATCCACACCGGTCGTCCCTGGCACATCTACTATCCGCTGCCGATCCCGAACGGGATGAACGTCTGGCCGAACTTCAAGTCCCCGCTGCTGTGGGACGTGTTCGCCGTCTCGACGTACTTCACCGTCTCTCTGCTGTTCTGGTACGTCGGTCTGATTCCGGACTTCGCGACGCTGCGTGATCGGACGAAGAACAAGGTCCGACAGCTCGCGTACGGATTCCTCGCGCTCGGCTGGCGCGGCAGCAATCGCCACTGGTCGAACTACGAGCGCGCGTATCTGATCCTCGCGGCGATCTCGACTCCGCTGGTCCTCTCGGTCCACTCGGTCGTTTCGTTCGACTTCGCGACCTCGGTCGAGCCCGGCTGGCACACGACGATCTTCCCGCCGTACTTCGTCGCCGGCGCCGTGTTCAGCGGCTTCGCGATGGTCATGACGCTCCTGCTCATCGCTCGCACGGTGTTCAAGCTGCACGACCTCGTGCAGATGCGGCACCTCGAGATGATGAACAAGATCATCCTCACGACCGGCAGCCTCGTCGGATACGCGTACGCGATGGAGTTCTTCATCGCTTGGTACTCGGGCAATCCGTACGAGCGGTACGTCTTCCTCAATCGCGCGTTCGGCGATTACTGGTGGGCGTACTGGTCGATGATCACGTGCAACGTGCTCGTGCCGCAGACCTACTGGTTCCGCTCGCTGCGCACGAACCTGCCGTGGATGTTCGTCGCATCGATCCTCGTCAACATCGGTATGTGGTTCGAGCGCTTCGTCATCATCGTGACGACGCTGCACCGCGATTACCTGCCGAGCTCCTGGGGCAACTTCTCGCCCACGCTCGTCGACTGGACGACGTACCTCGGGTCGATCGGCCTCTTCTTCACGCTCTTCCTGCTCTTCATCCGGTGGATCCCGATGATCGCGATCGCCGAGGTGAAGATGGTCCTTCCGCAGGCCGATCCGCACGCGGAGGACCACGACCACGACGAGCACGAGCACGCCCCCGCGGTGCGCGGTCCCGCGGTGATGAAGACCGGGGAGGCCTGA
- a CDS encoding cytochrome c3 family protein, which translates to MQIFPRSLNLLPLVAAVALAVGGGVVTFIVAYYFSYWNTQVGYAPVQPVPFSHRLHAGQLGMDCRYCHANVERSPEAMIPPTQTCMGCHSVVRTESAALAPVRESWETGQPIEWVRVHNLPDHAYFDHSIHLSIGVGCATCHGRIDQMEVVTNQTPLSMSWCLDCHRNPEPNLRPVSEITNMAWEREEGEEIEYARYALPPETCSGCHR; encoded by the coding sequence ATGCAGATATTCCCGAGGTCCCTCAACCTGCTGCCCCTGGTCGCCGCGGTGGCGCTCGCGGTCGGCGGCGGCGTGGTGACGTTCATCGTCGCCTACTACTTCTCGTACTGGAACACGCAGGTCGGCTACGCCCCGGTCCAGCCGGTGCCCTTCAGCCATCGCCTGCACGCGGGCCAGCTCGGGATGGACTGCCGCTACTGCCACGCGAACGTGGAGCGGTCGCCCGAGGCGATGATCCCGCCGACGCAGACCTGCATGGGCTGCCACTCGGTGGTGCGCACCGAGTCCGCGGCGCTCGCGCCGGTGCGCGAGAGCTGGGAGACGGGCCAGCCGATCGAGTGGGTGCGCGTCCACAACCTCCCGGACCACGCGTACTTCGATCACTCGATCCACCTGAGCATCGGTGTCGGCTGCGCCACGTGCCACGGCCGCATCGATCAGATGGAAGTGGTGACGAACCAGACGCCGCTCTCGATGAGCTGGTGTCTCGACTGTCACCGCAACCCCGAGCCGAACCTCCGGCCGGTCAGCGAGATCACGAACATGGCGTGGGAGCGCGAGGAGGGCGAGGAGATCGAGTACGCCCGCTACGCGCTGCCGCCGGAGACCTGTTCGGGGTGCCACCGATGA
- a CDS encoding cytochrome c oxidase subunit II, whose amino-acid sequence MDEQEYITHPTTQLPPQLSTFAPEVDWVYDFIFWISVVFFVGIVAATLYFMWAYRRRPGVKSEPTGHHNALELFWTFAPLILLVLMFHWGFQAYMVQANAPDDAYNVRVRARQWAWEFEHPNGITEDNELHVPAGQPVRLIMSSSDVLHSFYVPDYRIKRDAVPGMFTSLWFEAIERTDVTPEGDLSQPDARRVWYRNQVFCTEYCGAGGSWGDNAGHATMYAQILVQRPEDFQEFITNPPPPMCGDHPCTPPEWGEQLFSQKGCTACHAREEGAPQLAGPNLHGLFGRQERLQDGTTVTIDDAYVRHSILEPRAQVVEGFNPVMPNIRFSEQQLDALVTYLQTL is encoded by the coding sequence ATGGACGAGCAGGAATACATCACCCATCCGACGACGCAGCTGCCCCCGCAGCTCTCGACGTTCGCGCCGGAAGTCGACTGGGTCTACGACTTCATCTTCTGGATCAGCGTCGTGTTCTTCGTTGGCATCGTCGCCGCGACGCTGTACTTCATGTGGGCGTACCGCCGTCGCCCCGGCGTGAAGTCGGAGCCGACCGGGCACCACAACGCGCTCGAGCTCTTCTGGACGTTCGCACCGCTGATCCTGCTGGTGCTGATGTTCCACTGGGGCTTCCAGGCGTACATGGTCCAGGCGAACGCGCCCGACGACGCCTACAACGTTCGCGTCCGCGCGCGTCAGTGGGCGTGGGAGTTCGAGCATCCGAACGGCATCACCGAGGACAACGAGCTGCACGTGCCCGCGGGGCAGCCGGTGCGACTCATCATGTCGTCCTCCGACGTGCTGCACTCGTTCTACGTGCCCGACTACCGCATCAAGCGCGACGCGGTCCCCGGCATGTTCACCTCGCTGTGGTTCGAGGCGATCGAGCGCACCGACGTGACCCCCGAGGGCGACCTCTCGCAGCCCGACGCGCGCCGCGTCTGGTACCGCAACCAGGTCTTCTGCACCGAGTACTGCGGCGCGGGCGGCAGCTGGGGCGACAACGCGGGCCACGCGACGATGTACGCGCAGATCCTCGTGCAGCGTCCCGAGGACTTCCAGGAGTTCATCACGAACCCGCCGCCCCCGATGTGCGGCGATCATCCGTGCACGCCGCCCGAGTGGGGCGAGCAGCTCTTCTCGCAGAAGGGCTGCACCGCGTGCCACGCGCGTGAAGAGGGCGCGCCGCAGCTCGCGGGCCCGAACCTCCACGGTCTCTTCGGTCGTCAGGAGCGCCTGCAGGACGGCACGACCGTGACGATCGACGACGCCTACGTGCGGCACTCGATCCTCGAGCCGCGCGCTCAGGTGGTCGAGGGGTTCAACCCCGTGATGCCGAACATCCGGTTCAGCGAGCAGCAGCTCGATGCGCTCGTGACCTACCTGCAGACGCTCTGA
- a CDS encoding c-type cytochrome, with the protein MSRRMLAAAGLVLALGACRGQTSSEPPIVPLRGMHEMPRYDAQEASRYFEDGRTMRQPVEGTIAREMVIDPAVAEGVDDAGGYVMTIPEDVVRGAGGLDALLERGHTRYDVYCSPCHAYTGDGRGMITQRAEAIGATFAAANLHDDRLRHAPDGQIYATITNGIRTMPAYRAQVPVADRWAIVAYVRALQLSQADARTAALAPAQDTTETVR; encoded by the coding sequence ATGTCTCGCCGGATGCTCGCCGCTGCGGGCCTGGTGCTCGCTCTGGGCGCGTGCCGCGGCCAGACCTCGTCGGAGCCGCCGATCGTACCGCTCCGCGGCATGCACGAGATGCCGCGCTACGACGCGCAGGAGGCATCGCGCTACTTCGAGGACGGGCGCACGATGCGCCAGCCGGTCGAGGGCACGATCGCGCGTGAGATGGTGATCGATCCCGCGGTGGCCGAGGGCGTCGACGACGCGGGCGGCTACGTGATGACGATCCCCGAGGACGTCGTGCGCGGCGCGGGTGGTCTCGACGCGCTGCTCGAGCGCGGCCACACGCGCTACGACGTCTACTGCAGCCCCTGTCACGCGTACACGGGTGACGGGCGCGGCATGATCACGCAGCGCGCCGAGGCGATCGGCGCGACGTTCGCCGCCGCGAACCTCCACGACGACCGACTGCGCCACGCGCCCGACGGTCAGATCTACGCGACGATCACCAACGGCATCCGCACGATGCCCGCGTATCGCGCGCAGGTTCCGGTCGCGGATCGCTGGGCGATCGTCGCGTACGTCCGCGCGCTCCAGCTCAGCCAGGCGGACGCGCGCACCGCAGCGCTCGCGCCCGCGCAGGACACGACGGAGACCGTTCGATGA
- a CDS encoding serine/threonine protein kinase, giving the protein MRISRPPPPPPAPPPHSRFGPYTLADRIAVGGMAEVFRAHEPRAVGDPRVVVVKRMLPALASEAGARAMFEEEARLGGLVEHDNVVRVLGFGDEAGQPYLALEYVPGLDLWRLARWLTRQGRTLGTELAVFVIRELLAGLHAVHETHDHDGRPLGLVHRDVSPSNVLLSVHGDVKLGDFGIAQALLRESYPQATLTERAKGKLGYLAPEQVRGLAADRRADVFAAAVIAAELLMGRPLFAGGSELAVLLAIRDGDLRAFEEHGAGLPEGLRAAVVAALASDPDARTVTAAILRDALAPYEVGPVSALRAQLAGLVSEAHGARKPSGAYQPAVRGPKTAPPGDEDAEAPATRDAPELAYFVRTSDGRTEGPLSYAKLVEAIATRRFGLTDAIALQGGAFASLASHPDLVRHLPTSSLSDRTARQEPVREPDRAWSLEDGSVVGVMTSVVLARETGLLLCEQGGVRKEIYLSNGVPEFVTSNLATELLGEFLVARGVISRGELDMALAVMPRFEGRLGDTLTALGLVEPVHLFRQIAAQVQEKLLELFTWTSGRATLWRGVARPQSGFPLGLDPWRIVMDGIDRRLAQGMDDPLAAHRGKWVVASGPNDLELARLPLSARSAYRRAAQPVPIVELDRALSDPSGRDARAGRRAIALLLAIGALSTTDGPGAS; this is encoded by the coding sequence GTGAGGATCAGCCGGCCGCCTCCGCCGCCGCCCGCGCCGCCCCCCCACAGCCGGTTCGGGCCCTACACGCTCGCGGATCGCATCGCGGTCGGCGGGATGGCGGAGGTCTTCCGTGCGCACGAGCCCCGCGCGGTGGGCGATCCGCGCGTCGTGGTGGTGAAGCGGATGCTGCCCGCGCTCGCGAGCGAAGCGGGGGCTCGCGCGATGTTCGAAGAAGAAGCGCGCCTCGGCGGGCTCGTCGAGCACGACAACGTGGTGCGCGTGCTGGGCTTCGGTGACGAAGCGGGGCAGCCCTATCTCGCGCTCGAGTACGTGCCGGGGCTCGACCTGTGGAGGCTCGCGCGCTGGCTCACACGCCAGGGGCGCACCCTCGGGACCGAGCTCGCGGTGTTCGTGATCCGCGAGCTGCTCGCGGGGCTCCACGCCGTGCACGAGACGCACGACCACGACGGTCGTCCGCTCGGGCTCGTGCATCGCGACGTGAGCCCGTCGAACGTGCTGCTCTCGGTGCACGGCGACGTGAAGCTCGGGGACTTCGGGATCGCCCAGGCGCTGCTGCGCGAGTCGTATCCGCAGGCGACGCTGACCGAGCGCGCGAAGGGCAAGCTCGGCTATCTCGCGCCCGAGCAGGTGCGCGGGCTCGCGGCGGATCGCCGCGCCGACGTGTTCGCGGCGGCGGTGATCGCGGCGGAGCTGCTGATGGGGCGACCGCTCTTCGCGGGCGGCTCGGAGCTCGCGGTGCTGCTGGCGATCCGCGACGGCGATCTGCGCGCGTTCGAGGAGCACGGCGCGGGTCTGCCCGAGGGTCTGCGTGCCGCGGTCGTGGCCGCGCTCGCCTCCGATCCCGACGCGCGCACCGTGACGGCCGCGATCCTGCGCGACGCGCTCGCGCCCTACGAGGTCGGCCCGGTGAGCGCGCTGCGCGCGCAGCTCGCGGGGCTCGTCAGCGAGGCGCACGGCGCGCGCAAGCCGTCGGGCGCGTACCAGCCCGCGGTGCGCGGCCCGAAGACCGCGCCGCCCGGCGACGAGGACGCCGAAGCGCCCGCGACGCGCGACGCGCCCGAGCTCGCGTACTTCGTGCGAACGAGCGACGGACGCACCGAGGGCCCGCTCTCGTACGCGAAGCTCGTGGAGGCGATCGCGACGCGCCGCTTCGGGCTCACCGACGCGATCGCGCTGCAAGGAGGCGCGTTCGCGTCGCTCGCTTCGCACCCCGATCTCGTGCGTCACCTGCCGACGTCGAGCCTCAGCGATCGCACCGCGCGCCAGGAGCCGGTGCGCGAGCCCGATCGCGCGTGGTCGCTCGAGGACGGCTCGGTCGTCGGCGTGATGACGAGCGTCGTGCTCGCGCGCGAGACGGGCCTGCTCCTCTGCGAGCAGGGCGGCGTGCGCAAGGAGATCTACCTGAGCAACGGCGTGCCCGAGTTCGTCACCTCGAACCTCGCGACCGAGCTGCTCGGTGAGTTCCTCGTCGCGCGCGGGGTGATCTCGCGCGGCGAGCTCGACATGGCGCTCGCGGTGATGCCGCGCTTCGAGGGACGCCTCGGCGACACGCTCACCGCGCTCGGGCTCGTCGAGCCGGTGCATCTCTTCCGGCAGATCGCGGCGCAGGTGCAGGAGAAGCTGCTCGAGCTCTTCACCTGGACGTCGGGGCGCGCGACGTTGTGGCGAGGCGTGGCACGACCGCAGAGCGGGTTCCCGCTCGGGCTCGATCCCTGGCGCATCGTGATGGACGGGATCGATCGCCGGCTCGCGCAGGGCATGGACGATCCGCTCGCGGCGCATCGCGGCAAGTGGGTCGTCGCGTCGGGGCCGAACGATCTGGAGCTCGCGCGCCTGCCGCTCTCGGCGCGCTCTGCGTACCGTCGCGCGGCGCAGCCCGTGCCGATCGTCGAGCTCGATCGCGCGCTGAGCGATCCGAGCGGTCGGGACGCGCGCGCGGGACGTCGCGCGATCGCGCTGCTCCTCGCGATCGGCGCGCTCTCGACGACCGATGGGCCCGGCGCTTCTTGA
- a CDS encoding DUF3341 domain-containing protein, with product MASDHDHDDDSYRESKRVTQKRPLLYLAEFETPGKVMKAAEKVRDAGYKRWDVHTPFPVHGMDRAMGMPDSKLGWIVLACGLTGCAVAFSLIYWTNGLDYPLIIGGKPADAFPSMVPVMFELTILLSAFGAVFGMLGLNQLPRHHHPVFYSDRFDRASDDRFFISIEAADEKFDLEDTRALLEALGASHLELIQEEA from the coding sequence ATGGCATCCGATCACGATCACGACGACGACAGCTATCGCGAGTCGAAGCGCGTGACGCAGAAGCGTCCGCTCCTCTACCTCGCCGAGTTCGAGACCCCCGGCAAGGTCATGAAGGCCGCCGAGAAGGTGCGTGACGCCGGCTACAAGCGCTGGGACGTCCACACGCCGTTCCCGGTGCACGGGATGGACAGGGCGATGGGCATGCCCGACTCGAAGCTCGGGTGGATCGTGCTCGCGTGCGGTCTCACCGGCTGCGCGGTCGCGTTCTCGCTCATCTACTGGACGAACGGGCTCGACTATCCGCTCATCATCGGCGGCAAGCCGGCGGACGCGTTCCCGTCGATGGTGCCGGTGATGTTCGAGCTCACCATCCTGCTCAGCGCGTTCGGCGCGGTGTTCGGGATGCTCGGGCTCAACCAGCTCCCGCGCCACCACCACCCGGTCTTCTATTCGGACCGTTTCGATCGCGCGAGCGACGACCGCTTCTTCATCTCGATCGAAGCGGCGGACGAGAAGTTCGATCTCGAGGACACCCGCGCGCTGCTCGAAGCGCTCGGCGCCTCGCACCTCGAGCTGATCCAGGAGGAAGCGTGA
- a CDS encoding SCO family protein: MSTRLAAAIALLPLLFGASSSIAHAQTAPIRPEIPAGTVPDEIPGVGVDEQFERAVPMDSVFVDHEGRRVRLGDFFDGERPVVLTLVYHQCASFCDMALRAFADQLQQQPWTAGVEYDVVTLSIDPRDTQGDTLRDARARILGRYGRDEAQRGWHFLGGTEQEIRRVADAVGYRYHWDERTQQFAHPGAMVILQPSGVPSRYLYGLEIPFNDVRIGLAEASEGNHLATAERVIRATLLYCYRWDHSDGRYVLAAWRIMRGGGVLTVLILGGFLFTFWRRERRRGASKKTSTAAPSISDVATTTDASAAARPRES; this comes from the coding sequence ATGTCGACCCGCCTGGCCGCTGCGATCGCGCTGCTGCCGCTCCTCTTCGGAGCGAGCAGCTCGATCGCGCACGCCCAGACGGCGCCGATTCGTCCCGAGATCCCGGCGGGCACCGTGCCCGACGAGATCCCCGGCGTGGGTGTCGACGAGCAGTTCGAGCGCGCGGTCCCGATGGACTCGGTGTTCGTCGATCACGAAGGGCGCCGCGTTCGTCTCGGCGACTTCTTCGACGGCGAGCGTCCGGTCGTGCTCACGCTCGTCTATCACCAGTGCGCGAGCTTCTGCGACATGGCGCTCCGCGCGTTCGCGGATCAGCTCCAGCAGCAGCCATGGACCGCGGGCGTCGAGTACGACGTCGTCACGCTGAGCATCGACCCGCGCGACACGCAGGGCGACACGCTGCGTGATGCGCGTGCGCGCATCCTCGGCCGCTACGGTCGCGACGAAGCGCAGCGCGGCTGGCACTTCCTCGGCGGCACCGAGCAGGAGATCCGACGCGTCGCCGACGCCGTCGGCTATCGCTACCACTGGGACGAGCGCACGCAGCAGTTCGCGCATCCCGGTGCGATGGTGATCCTCCAGCCCTCGGGCGTGCCGTCGCGATATCTCTACGGGCTCGAGATTCCGTTCAACGACGTGCGCATCGGCCTCGCGGAGGCGAGCGAGGGAAATCATCTCGCCACCGCCGAGCGCGTGATCCGCGCGACGCTCCTCTACTGCTATCGCTGGGATCACAGCGACGGTCGTTACGTCCTCGCCGCGTGGCGCATCATGCGCGGCGGCGGCGTCCTCACCGTGCTGATCCTCGGCGGGTTCCTCTTCACGTTCTGGCGCCGCGAGCGCCGACGCGGTGCCTCGAAGAAGACGTCGACCGCCGCGCCTTCCATCTCCGACGTAGCTACGACGACCGACGCGAGCGCGGCTGCGCGCCCGCGAGAGAGCTGA